The proteins below come from a single Gordonia sp. X0973 genomic window:
- the pyk gene encoding pyruvate kinase yields MKRRTKIVCTMGPATASVEKIRELVDSGMNVARLNFSHGTHDDHAAMYGFVREVAESTGDAVGVLADLQGPKIRLGRFGGDGKVEWAAGETVRITVDDVVGDHDRVGTTYKQLARDAQVGDRLLVDDGKVGLAVIAIDGNDVVCTVTEGGPVSNNKGLSLPGMNVSVPALSEKDIADLEFALKLGVDLIALSFVRSPADIELVHEVMDRVGRRVPVIAKLEKPEAVENLEAIVLAFDAIMVARGDLGVELPLEEVPLVQKKAIQMARENAKPVIVATQMLESMIENSRPTRAEASDVANAVLDGADAVMLSGETSVGKYPVQAVATMNRICCAVEGGSRSVPPLDHLPRTRRGVISYAARDIGERLSVKALVAFTQSGDTVRRLARLHSPLPLLAFTPIPEIRNQLTLSWGTETFIVGRVGNTDDMIDEVDRILLADGRMEPGDTVVIVAGAPPATVGSTNMIHVHRIGEQDH; encoded by the coding sequence GTGAAACGTCGAACGAAGATCGTCTGCACCATGGGCCCCGCGACCGCGTCCGTCGAGAAGATCCGCGAACTGGTCGACAGCGGGATGAATGTCGCGCGGCTGAACTTCAGCCACGGCACCCACGACGACCACGCGGCGATGTACGGCTTCGTCCGCGAGGTGGCGGAGTCGACCGGAGACGCGGTGGGCGTGCTCGCCGACCTGCAGGGCCCGAAGATCCGGCTGGGCCGGTTCGGCGGCGACGGGAAGGTCGAGTGGGCGGCAGGCGAGACCGTTCGGATCACCGTCGACGACGTGGTCGGCGACCACGACCGGGTCGGTACGACGTATAAGCAGCTGGCCCGTGACGCGCAGGTCGGCGACCGCCTGCTCGTCGACGACGGCAAGGTCGGGCTGGCCGTCATCGCGATCGACGGCAACGACGTGGTCTGCACGGTCACCGAGGGCGGCCCGGTCAGCAACAACAAGGGGTTGTCGCTGCCCGGGATGAACGTGTCGGTGCCCGCGCTGTCGGAGAAGGACATCGCCGACCTGGAATTCGCCCTCAAGCTCGGGGTCGACCTCATCGCGTTGTCCTTCGTGCGCAGTCCGGCCGACATCGAACTCGTCCACGAGGTGATGGACCGCGTCGGCCGCCGCGTCCCGGTGATCGCCAAACTGGAGAAGCCCGAAGCCGTCGAGAATCTCGAGGCCATCGTGTTGGCCTTCGACGCGATCATGGTCGCCCGCGGCGACCTGGGGGTGGAACTCCCGCTGGAGGAGGTTCCGCTGGTCCAGAAGAAGGCCATCCAGATGGCGCGGGAGAACGCCAAGCCGGTCATCGTCGCCACGCAGATGCTCGAGTCGATGATCGAAAACTCCCGCCCGACGCGGGCCGAGGCCTCCGACGTGGCCAACGCCGTGCTGGACGGCGCCGACGCGGTCATGCTCTCCGGGGAGACCTCGGTGGGCAAGTATCCGGTGCAGGCGGTCGCGACGATGAACCGCATCTGTTGCGCCGTCGAGGGCGGGTCGCGTTCCGTGCCGCCGCTGGACCATCTGCCGCGCACCCGCCGCGGCGTGATCTCCTACGCCGCCCGCGACATCGGCGAGCGACTGTCGGTGAAGGCCCTCGTCGCGTTCACGCAGTCCGGCGACACCGTGCGACGGCTGGCGCGGCTGCACTCACCGCTGCCGCTGTTGGCGTTCACCCCGATCCCCGAGATCCGCAACCAGCTGACCCTGAGCTGGGGCACCGAGACCTTCATCGTCGGGCGGGTCGGGAACACCGACGACATGATCGACGAGGTGGACCGGATCCTGCTCGCCGACGGGCGGATGGAGCCGG
- the lgt gene encoding prolipoprotein diacylglyceryl transferase produces MKSAQVLAYIPSPPQGVWQLGPIPIRAYALCIVVGIIVALWWGSRRWIARGGQPGEVLDVAIFAVPFGLIGGRLYHVMTDWRTYFGGVDPNKHPIDALKIWEGGLGIWGAVALGALGAWIGCRVYGIKLPSFGDAIAPPILLAQAIGRLGNYFNQEVYGRPTDKPWALEIFRRLPDDMTGVSTGQRIALVHPTFLYELLWNVFFVIVLVLVDRYFRVGHGRLFALYVMGYCFGRFFIELMRDDHASEPFGMGIRVNSIVSVVVFACAFAYFLAAKKGRELGLSMYRPKKAAELEAEGKVGYIDPWARDTAVEPDVPPVEQEIAPTAPEALPAAAEPEPEPTPVEPDAEVAPAEPEAESEVTAEPETEPEAAAADPEPEVAPAESEPEPEVTSSEPAAALATTVASEDDGPVFEFDDTVRIVSVSREIEAPASEIFEIIADPAQQPRIDGNDNLDQAEAGQRVTAVGDTFAMTNTSGRVRENKIVEFTEGKRIAWMPSEVGKTPPGHLWRWECDAIDDGHTKVTHTYDWTQLDPDDTKRVERAQATGPDNLLASLNRLAALFEEKAEPAEPAVAKTPNIVRRVKPAAETAAEKAADDETDVDESGEGDAGHTSDES; encoded by the coding sequence GTGAAATCCGCGCAGGTCCTGGCTTACATCCCCAGTCCGCCCCAAGGGGTTTGGCAACTCGGCCCGATTCCGATCCGCGCCTATGCGCTGTGCATCGTCGTCGGCATCATCGTGGCCCTCTGGTGGGGCTCGCGCCGCTGGATCGCGCGGGGCGGCCAGCCGGGCGAGGTACTCGACGTGGCGATCTTCGCCGTGCCCTTCGGCCTGATCGGCGGCCGGCTGTACCACGTGATGACCGACTGGCGAACCTATTTCGGGGGCGTGGACCCGAATAAGCACCCGATCGACGCGCTGAAGATCTGGGAGGGCGGCCTCGGCATCTGGGGCGCGGTCGCACTCGGCGCGCTCGGAGCCTGGATCGGATGTCGCGTCTACGGGATCAAGCTGCCGTCCTTCGGCGACGCCATCGCGCCGCCGATCCTGCTCGCCCAGGCGATCGGGCGCCTCGGCAACTACTTCAACCAGGAGGTCTACGGGCGACCCACCGACAAGCCCTGGGCATTGGAGATCTTCCGCCGCCTGCCCGACGACATGACCGGGGTGTCCACCGGCCAGCGGATCGCGCTGGTCCATCCGACCTTCCTGTACGAACTCCTCTGGAATGTCTTCTTCGTCATCGTCCTGGTCCTGGTGGACCGCTACTTCCGGGTGGGCCACGGCCGACTGTTCGCCCTGTACGTCATGGGCTACTGCTTCGGCCGATTCTTCATCGAGCTGATGCGCGACGATCACGCCTCTGAACCCTTCGGCATGGGCATCCGCGTCAACTCGATCGTCTCGGTCGTCGTCTTCGCCTGCGCCTTCGCGTATTTCCTCGCCGCGAAGAAGGGCAGGGAACTGGGACTCTCGATGTACCGGCCCAAGAAGGCCGCGGAACTCGAGGCCGAGGGCAAGGTCGGCTACATCGATCCGTGGGCCCGCGACACGGCGGTCGAACCCGACGTCCCGCCGGTCGAGCAGGAGATCGCGCCGACGGCACCCGAGGCGTTGCCGGCCGCGGCCGAACCCGAACCCGAACCCACGCCGGTCGAGCCGGACGCCGAGGTCGCACCGGCGGAGCCGGAAGCCGAATCCGAAGTCACGGCCGAGCCGGAAACCGAGCCCGAGGCCGCAGCGGCCGATCCGGAACCCGAGGTCGCACCGGCCGAGTCGGAGCCTGAACCGGAAGTCACGTCGAGTGAACCCGCGGCCGCGCTCGCGACCACGGTGGCGTCCGAGGACGACGGGCCCGTCTTCGAGTTCGACGACACCGTGCGGATCGTCAGCGTGAGCCGCGAGATCGAGGCCCCCGCCTCGGAGATTTTCGAGATCATCGCCGATCCGGCCCAGCAGCCGCGCATCGACGGCAACGACAACCTGGACCAGGCGGAGGCGGGGCAGCGCGTCACGGCGGTGGGAGACACCTTCGCCATGACCAACACCAGCGGACGCGTCCGGGAGAACAAGATCGTCGAATTCACCGAGGGCAAGCGCATCGCGTGGATGCCCTCCGAGGTCGGCAAGACCCCGCCCGGACACCTGTGGCGCTGGGAGTGTGACGCGATCGACGACGGTCACACGAAGGTCACCCACACCTACGACTGGACCCAGCTGGACCCCGACGACACCAAGCGCGTCGAACGGGCGCAGGCAACCGGACCGGACAATCTGTTGGCCTCACTGAACCGCTTGGCGGCGCTGTTCGAGGAGAAGGCGGAGCCGGCCGAACCGGCGGTGGCCAAGACGCCGAACATCGTCCGCCGGGTGAAGCCAGCGGCCGAGACCGCCGCCGAGAAGGCGGCCGACGATGAGACCGACGTCGACGAATCCGGTGAGGGCGATGCCGGTCACACGTCCGACGAGAGCTGA
- the trpA gene encoding tryptophan synthase subunit alpha, giving the protein MTTSAPASRLAETFAACRAEDRAALIGYLPVGYPTVADSLESMRIMVESGCDIVEVGIPYSDPVMDGPTIAKATQQALAAGSRVRDVFAATETVAAAGGKPVVMVYWNLVLKYGVDAFARDLAAAGGMGIITPNLIPDEGAEWEAASDAHDLDRIYLVAPSSTPERLAMTLDHCRGFVYASSTMGVTGARDEVSNLAPELCARVREHSDIPIGVGLGVRDGRQAAEIAEYADGVIVGSALVTAAEQGLDELSGLVAELAEGVRKQY; this is encoded by the coding sequence ATGACCACGTCTGCGCCGGCCTCCCGTCTCGCGGAGACTTTCGCGGCATGTCGGGCCGAAGACCGCGCCGCGCTGATCGGCTACCTCCCGGTGGGGTACCCGACGGTCGCCGATTCGCTCGAATCGATGCGGATCATGGTCGAATCCGGCTGCGACATCGTCGAGGTCGGCATCCCGTACTCGGATCCGGTGATGGACGGCCCGACGATCGCCAAGGCGACCCAGCAGGCCCTGGCCGCGGGCAGTCGGGTCCGCGACGTCTTCGCCGCGACCGAGACGGTCGCCGCCGCGGGCGGCAAACCGGTCGTGATGGTCTACTGGAATCTCGTCCTCAAATACGGCGTCGACGCCTTTGCCCGCGATCTGGCCGCGGCCGGCGGAATGGGCATCATCACCCCCAACCTGATCCCCGACGAGGGCGCGGAGTGGGAGGCGGCCTCGGACGCGCACGACCTCGACCGGATCTATCTGGTCGCCCCCTCGTCGACGCCGGAACGCCTGGCGATGACGCTCGACCACTGCCGCGGGTTCGTCTACGCCTCGTCGACGATGGGCGTGACCGGCGCCCGCGACGAGGTCTCGAACCTGGCGCCGGAGCTGTGCGCGCGGGTCCGCGAACACTCCGACATCCCGATCGGCGTCGGCCTCGGCGTGCGCGACGGCCGTCAGGCCGCGGAGATCGCCGAGTACGCCGACGGCGTCATCGTCGGGTCCGCGCTGGTCACCGCGGCGGAGCAGGGCCTCGACGAGCTGTCCGGGTTGGTCGCCGAGCTCGCCGAGGGTGTGCGTAAGCAGTATTGA
- the trpB gene encoding tryptophan synthase subunit beta, with product MAGHGKPGNYPPASAGVAGRTSIEPDAGGHFGDYGGRHVPEALMAVIDEVTVTYEKMRTDDAYLAELDRLQRDYTGRPSPLYEATRLAEYAGGARLFLKREDLNHTGSHKINNVLGQALLAQRMGKTRVIAETGAGQHGVATATACALLGLECLIYMGRVDTERQALNVARMRLLGADVVAVETGSATLKDAINEAMRDWVTNAHNTYYCFGTAAGPHPFPMMVRDLQRVVGLEARAQILEQAGRLPDAVAACVGGGSNAIGIFHPFIDDESVRLVGFEAAGDGVETGRHAATFTGGSPGAFQGAYSYLLQDEDGQTIESHSISAGLDYPGVGPEHAYLKDVGRAEYRPVTDTEAMEALRLLSHREGIIPAIESSHAVAGALTLGQELGEGAVIVVNLSGRGDKDVDTAAKWFGLFDKPPSEFEYAARQAKKESGR from the coding sequence ATGGCCGGGCACGGCAAGCCGGGGAACTATCCGCCGGCGAGCGCCGGGGTGGCCGGCCGCACCTCGATCGAACCGGACGCCGGTGGGCATTTCGGCGACTACGGCGGGCGCCACGTCCCCGAGGCGCTGATGGCCGTCATCGACGAGGTGACCGTCACCTACGAGAAGATGCGCACCGACGACGCCTATCTGGCCGAGCTGGACCGGTTGCAGCGCGACTACACCGGGCGCCCGTCGCCGCTGTACGAGGCGACCCGGTTGGCGGAGTACGCCGGCGGGGCGCGGCTGTTCCTCAAGCGCGAGGACCTCAACCACACCGGCTCGCACAAGATCAACAACGTCCTCGGCCAGGCGCTGCTGGCCCAGCGGATGGGCAAGACGCGGGTCATCGCCGAGACCGGCGCCGGGCAGCACGGCGTCGCCACCGCCACCGCCTGCGCCCTCCTCGGCCTGGAGTGCCTGATCTACATGGGCCGCGTGGACACCGAGCGCCAGGCGCTCAACGTGGCGCGGATGCGCCTGTTGGGGGCCGACGTGGTCGCCGTGGAGACCGGCTCGGCCACGCTGAAGGACGCGATCAACGAGGCCATGCGCGACTGGGTCACCAACGCGCACAACACCTACTACTGCTTCGGCACGGCGGCCGGACCGCACCCGTTCCCGATGATGGTCCGCGACCTGCAGCGCGTCGTCGGGCTCGAGGCCCGGGCGCAGATCCTCGAGCAGGCGGGGCGGCTGCCCGACGCGGTCGCCGCCTGCGTCGGCGGCGGATCGAACGCGATCGGCATCTTCCACCCGTTCATCGACGACGAGTCGGTGCGCCTGGTCGGTTTCGAGGCAGCAGGCGACGGCGTCGAGACGGGCCGCCACGCCGCGACCTTCACCGGCGGATCGCCCGGCGCCTTCCAGGGCGCGTACTCGTACCTGCTGCAGGACGAGGACGGCCAGACCATCGAATCCCATTCGATCTCCGCCGGACTCGACTATCCCGGCGTCGGCCCCGAGCACGCCTACCTCAAGGACGTCGGGCGGGCCGAGTACCGCCCGGTGACCGACACCGAGGCGATGGAGGCGCTCCGGCTGCTGTCGCACCGGGAGGGCATCATCCCGGCGATCGAGTCGTCGCATGCCGTCGCCGGTGCGCTGACACTCGGGCAGGAGCTGGGCGAGGGCGCGGTCATCGTCGTGAACCTGTCCGGTCGCGGCGACAAGGACGTCGACACCGCCGCCAAGTGGTTCGGCCTCTTCGACAAGCCGCCCTCAGAGTTCGAATACGCCGCCCGGCAAGCCAAGAAGGAGAGCGGTCGATGA
- the trpC gene encoding indole-3-glycerol phosphate synthase TrpC, whose translation MAMPTVLDEIIEGVKADVAAREAKIDYAAIKKASEAATPPRDAMAALRQPGIGVIAEVKRASPSRGDLATIADPAELASIYEEGGARIVSVLTEERRFRGSLADLDAVRAAVDLPILRKDFVVGPYQIHEARAHGADVILLIVAALEQNVLESLLDRTESLGMTALVEAHTEEEADRALRAGAKVVGINARNLKTLEVDRDSFARIAPGLPTDVIKIAESGIRGTADLLAYAGAGADAVLVGEGLVTSGDPRTAVAELVTAGTHPSCPKPAR comes from the coding sequence ATGGCAATGCCGACAGTTCTCGACGAGATCATCGAGGGCGTCAAAGCCGATGTCGCCGCCCGCGAGGCGAAGATCGACTACGCCGCGATCAAGAAGGCTTCCGAGGCCGCCACACCGCCGCGCGACGCGATGGCGGCGCTGCGCCAGCCGGGCATCGGGGTCATCGCCGAGGTGAAGCGGGCCAGCCCGTCGCGCGGCGATCTCGCGACGATCGCCGATCCCGCCGAATTGGCGAGCATCTACGAAGAGGGCGGCGCGCGGATCGTCAGCGTGCTCACCGAGGAGCGCCGTTTCCGCGGCTCCCTGGCCGATCTCGACGCGGTGCGCGCGGCCGTCGACCTGCCGATCCTGCGGAAGGACTTCGTCGTCGGGCCGTACCAGATCCACGAGGCGCGCGCCCACGGCGCCGACGTGATCCTCCTGATCGTCGCCGCACTCGAACAGAACGTGCTCGAGTCGCTGCTCGACCGCACCGAATCGCTGGGCATGACGGCACTCGTCGAGGCGCACACCGAGGAGGAGGCCGACCGTGCCCTGCGGGCCGGCGCCAAGGTCGTCGGGATCAACGCGCGCAACCTGAAGACCCTCGAGGTCGACCGCGACTCCTTCGCACGGATCGCCCCCGGCCTGCCCACCGACGTCATCAAGATCGCCGAGTCGGGAATCCGCGGCACCGCCGATCTGCTCGCCTACGCCGGAGCGGGCGCCGACGCCGTCCTCGTCGGCGAAGGGCTGGTCACCAGCGGCGATCCGCGCACCGCCGTCGCCGAACTCGTCACCGCAGGCACCCACCCGTCGTGCCCGAAGCCCGCTCGATAA
- a CDS encoding Trp biosynthesis-associated membrane protein: protein MSADRSATRGKAVASLLLALGAALLWVASRVNWARIEATDGLSPQRRFDVTGAQWSPWLVPLALVLLASIALVWSLRGWALRLLAIVLALCAVVAAIPAIALLTGPPDTDYAAKAIDLAPRFRVLLTTPTPWAPVLVLVAAVFVAGGAVFALRAARGAGMSSKYRSPAARREELERRVFAEHERRQRAAAAGGSSDGADAAAPGAPTKGVGGLDDGDGGHSGSERILWDSLDTGVDPTE from the coding sequence GTGAGCGCGGACCGGTCGGCGACCCGGGGCAAGGCCGTCGCGTCACTGCTGCTGGCGCTCGGCGCCGCGCTGCTGTGGGTGGCGTCGCGGGTGAACTGGGCCCGCATCGAGGCCACCGACGGCTTGTCGCCGCAGCGCCGATTCGACGTCACCGGGGCGCAGTGGAGTCCGTGGCTCGTCCCGCTGGCACTGGTCCTGCTGGCATCGATCGCCCTGGTCTGGTCGCTGCGGGGCTGGGCGCTGCGGCTCCTGGCTATCGTCCTCGCGCTGTGCGCGGTCGTCGCCGCGATTCCCGCGATCGCATTGTTGACCGGCCCGCCCGACACCGACTACGCGGCGAAGGCCATCGACCTGGCACCGCGTTTCCGCGTGCTGCTGACGACGCCGACGCCGTGGGCGCCGGTCCTGGTCCTGGTGGCGGCGGTGTTCGTCGCCGGCGGCGCGGTATTCGCCCTGCGCGCCGCGCGTGGGGCGGGTATGTCCTCCAAGTACCGCTCGCCGGCCGCCCGACGCGAAGAACTGGAACGACGGGTCTTCGCCGAGCACGAGCGGCGACAGCGCGCCGCGGCCGCGGGGGGGTCCTCCGACGGGGCCGACGCCGCCGCGCCGGGGGCGCCGACCAAGGGTGTCGGCGGACTCGACGACGGTGACGGCGGCCACTCGGGCAGTGAGCGCATCCTGTGGGACAGCCTGGACACCGGGGTCGACCCGACGGAGTGA
- a CDS encoding anthranilate synthase component I, whose product MSNHAHLTTTTIEQFRDLAADHRVVPVTRRVLADGETPLSAYAKLAGDRPGTFLLESAENGQSWSRWSFIGAGAPAALTVVDGEASWWGTTPAGAPTGGDPLEALAASLRLLATDPLPDMPPLTGGFVGFMAYDMVRRLERLPEKTVDDLGLPDLFLMLATDLAAVDHHEGTITLIANAVNWNGSDEHVDEAYADALARLDRMTDALAAPAPSTVAVFDRAAPDYTSQRSLDDYREIVDSLVGDIEAGEAFQVVPSMRFEMATDADPLDVYRVLRASNPSPYMYLLRMPGTVGAGDHPVTIVGSSPEALVTVSDGTATTHPIAGTRWRGATPEDDLLLGKDLLADEKENSEHLMLVDLGRNDLGRVCEPGTVKVSDYRRLERYSHVMHLVSTVTGRLRADKTALDAVTACFPAGTLTGAPKVRAMELIEEHEITRRGLYGGVVGYLDFAGDADTAIAIRTALLTDGKAYVQAGGGVVADSEAEYEYNEARNKATAVLNAVAAAATMSRLDGKRS is encoded by the coding sequence ATGAGCAATCACGCGCATTTGACGACGACGACCATCGAGCAGTTCCGCGACCTGGCCGCCGACCACCGCGTCGTCCCGGTGACCAGGCGCGTCCTCGCCGACGGGGAGACGCCGCTGTCGGCCTACGCCAAGCTCGCCGGGGACCGGCCGGGAACCTTCCTGCTGGAATCCGCCGAGAACGGGCAGTCGTGGTCGCGATGGTCCTTCATCGGGGCCGGGGCGCCGGCCGCGCTGACCGTCGTCGACGGTGAGGCCAGCTGGTGGGGCACCACCCCGGCCGGGGCGCCGACCGGGGGAGACCCGTTGGAGGCGCTCGCCGCGTCGCTGCGCCTGCTGGCCACCGACCCGTTGCCGGATATGCCGCCGCTGACCGGCGGTTTCGTCGGCTTCATGGCCTACGACATGGTGCGCCGCCTGGAACGGTTGCCGGAGAAGACGGTCGACGACCTGGGCCTGCCCGATCTGTTCCTGATGCTCGCCACCGACTTGGCCGCCGTCGACCACCACGAGGGCACCATCACCCTCATCGCCAACGCGGTGAACTGGAACGGCAGCGACGAGCACGTCGACGAGGCTTATGCCGATGCGCTGGCCCGGCTCGACCGCATGACCGACGCGTTGGCGGCGCCCGCCCCGTCCACGGTCGCGGTGTTCGACCGCGCGGCACCCGACTACACCTCCCAGCGGAGTCTGGACGACTATCGCGAGATCGTGGACTCCCTCGTCGGCGACATCGAGGCCGGCGAGGCCTTCCAGGTGGTGCCCTCGATGCGCTTCGAGATGGCCACAGACGCCGACCCGCTCGACGTCTACCGCGTGCTGCGGGCGTCGAATCCCAGCCCGTACATGTACCTGCTGCGGATGCCGGGCACGGTCGGCGCGGGTGACCACCCGGTGACCATCGTCGGCAGCTCGCCCGAGGCACTGGTCACGGTGAGCGACGGGACCGCGACGACCCACCCGATCGCCGGCACCCGCTGGCGCGGCGCGACCCCCGAGGACGACCTGCTGCTGGGCAAGGACCTGCTCGCCGACGAGAAGGAGAACTCCGAGCACCTCATGCTCGTGGATCTGGGCCGCAACGACCTCGGGCGCGTTTGCGAGCCCGGCACGGTCAAGGTCAGCGACTACCGCCGACTCGAGCGCTACAGCCACGTCATGCATCTGGTCTCCACCGTCACCGGCCGGCTGCGCGCCGACAAGACCGCGCTCGACGCGGTGACCGCCTGCTTCCCGGCCGGCACGCTGACCGGCGCCCCCAAGGTGCGCGCGATGGAGCTGATCGAGGAGCACGAGATCACCCGGCGCGGGCTCTACGGCGGGGTCGTCGGCTACCTCGACTTCGCCGGGGACGCCGACACCGCGATCGCGATCCGCACGGCATTGCTGACCGACGGGAAGGCCTATGTGCAGGCCGGTGGTGGCGTCGTCGCCGACAGTGAGGCCGAGTACGAGTACAACGAGGCGCGCAACAAGGCGACGGCCGTCCTCAACGCGGTCGCCGCGGCCGCCACCATGTCCCGGCTCGACGGGAAGCGGTCGTGA
- a CDS encoding 4-oxalocrotonate tautomerase family protein, giving the protein MPLIQISQTPGLSDAIKRETIAAVTEAYARATGKNPDSVWVTITEVPRSQWGVGGEPLG; this is encoded by the coding sequence ATGCCGTTGATCCAGATCTCTCAGACGCCGGGGTTGTCCGACGCGATCAAGCGGGAGACGATCGCCGCGGTCACCGAGGCGTACGCCCGGGCCACCGGCAAGAACCCGGACTCGGTGTGGGTGACCATCACCGAGGTGCCGCGCAGCCAGTGGGGTGTGGGAGGCGAGCCGCTCGGATGA
- the hisI gene encoding phosphoribosyl-AMP cyclohydrolase, whose protein sequence is MSTDRPGADRLDPAIAARLKRNDDGMIAAVALEEGTGIVLMQAWMDDVALARTLATGRATYYSRSRQQYWVKGETSGHVQRVRSVRLDCDGDTVLLVVDQTGPACHTGNHSCFDTEELFHDPSAPDDPPVPEGQE, encoded by the coding sequence ATGAGTACCGACCGGCCGGGTGCCGACCGGCTCGACCCGGCCATCGCCGCCCGGCTCAAGCGTAACGACGACGGCATGATCGCGGCGGTCGCCCTGGAGGAGGGCACCGGTATCGTGCTGATGCAGGCGTGGATGGACGACGTCGCCCTCGCCCGGACGCTGGCGACCGGCCGCGCGACCTACTACTCGCGGTCGCGCCAGCAGTACTGGGTCAAGGGCGAGACGAGCGGCCACGTCCAGCGGGTCCGCTCGGTGCGCCTGGACTGCGACGGCGACACGGTCCTGCTCGTCGTCGACCAAACCGGTCCGGCCTGCCACACCGGCAACCACAGCTGCTTCGACACCGAAGAACTCTTCCACGATCCATCCGCACCCGACGACCCCCCAGTACCCGAAGGCCAGGAGTGA
- the hisF gene encoding imidazole glycerol phosphate synthase subunit HisF: MSVAVRVIPCLDVDDGRVVKGVNFENLRDAGDPVELAARYNAEGADELTFLDVTASSSGRATMIDVVKRTADEIFIPLTVGGGIREVDDVDAMLRAGADKVSVNTAAIARPEVLSEMSRRFGSQCIVLSVDARTVPESAAGSEASGADQRSKPTPSGWEVTTHGGRRGTGIDALEWAARGAELGVGEILLNSMDADGTKAGFDLAMLTAVRAVVDVPVIASGGAGKVEDFAPAVRAGADAVLAASVFHFGELTIGAVKSALADEGITVRRTGMAALR; this comes from the coding sequence ATGAGTGTTGCGGTGAGGGTGATCCCCTGTCTGGACGTCGACGACGGCCGCGTCGTGAAGGGCGTCAACTTCGAGAACCTGCGCGACGCGGGCGATCCCGTCGAACTCGCGGCGCGCTACAACGCGGAGGGCGCCGACGAGTTGACCTTCCTCGACGTCACCGCCTCCAGTTCCGGGCGCGCGACGATGATCGACGTGGTCAAACGGACCGCCGATGAAATCTTCATCCCGCTCACCGTCGGCGGCGGCATCCGCGAGGTCGACGACGTCGACGCGATGCTGCGCGCCGGCGCGGACAAGGTCAGCGTCAACACGGCGGCCATCGCGCGACCCGAGGTGTTGAGCGAGATGAGCCGCCGCTTCGGCTCGCAGTGCATCGTGCTCTCCGTCGACGCCCGCACCGTGCCGGAGTCGGCCGCCGGGAGCGAAGCGAGCGGGGCCGATCAACGCAGCAAGCCCACCCCGTCGGGGTGGGAGGTGACCACCCACGGCGGTCGCCGCGGTACCGGGATCGACGCGCTCGAATGGGCGGCGCGCGGCGCTGAGCTGGGCGTGGGGGAGATCCTGCTCAACTCGATGGACGCCGATGGGACGAAGGCCGGTTTCGATCTGGCGATGCTGACGGCGGTGCGGGCGGTCGTCGACGTGCCGGTCATCGCCAGCGGCGGGGCGGGCAAGGTCGAGGACTTCGCGCCGGCGGTGCGCGCCGGGGCCGACGCGGTCCTCGCCGCATCGGTGTTCCACTTCGGAGAACTCACCATCGGGGCGGTGAAATCGGCGCTCGCCGACGAGGGGATCACCGTGCGGCGCACCGGAATGGCGGCCCTCCGATGA